In Macadamia integrifolia cultivar HAES 741 chromosome 1, SCU_Mint_v3, whole genome shotgun sequence, a single window of DNA contains:
- the LOC122075836 gene encoding E3 ubiquitin-protein ligase MPSR1-like has translation MAANPDEASQLPEQLASTRSRDLSLLLPLLLGMSNSPRREPSDSIGSDQETGARSVDRIILINPITQGMIVIEGGRSLESLLRDAVSKEGLPPASKASIDAMPKIEITQEDLGKECSICLDGWEIGGEAREIPCKHRFHSNCIEKWLGIHGSCPLCRFKMPTDEEECRKRGRGEGEGEGEDEQGRGRRAERGEIWVTFSFSNGNRDSATPATESSDASDSTSSPNTPVTDYETSNNSNREDH, from the coding sequence ATGGCGGCTAACCCAGATGAGGCATCGCAGCTCCCGGAGCAACTGGCAAGTACGAGAAGCAGGGATTTGTCTCTGCTTCTGCCTCTGCTTCTGGGTATGAGCAATTCTCCAAGAAGAGAACCATCTGATAGTATTGGTTCAGATCAAGAAACTGGGGCACGGAGTGTGGATCGTATAATTCTCATAAACCCCATCACTCAGGGTATGATCGTGATCGAAGGGGGTAGAAGCTTAGAATCTTTGCTTCGAGATGCCGTGAGCAAAGAAGGGTTGCCTCCGGCATCCAAAGCTTCTATCGATGCGATGCCCAAAATTGAAATTACCCAAGAGGATTTGGGTAAGGAGTGTTCGATCTGTTTAGATGGGTGGGAGATTGGTGGGGAAGCTAGAGAGATTCCTTGTAAGCACAGGTTTCATTCTAATTGCATAGAGAAATGGTTAGGGATTCATGGGTCTTGCCCTCTTTGTAGGTTTAAGATGCCGACCGACGAAGAGGAGTGTAGGAAGAGAGGCCgtggtgaaggtgaaggtgaaggtgaagatgaacaggggagagggagaagggctGAGAGAGGGGAGATTTGGGTAACTTTCTCCTTTTCTAATGGTAACAGGGATTCAGCAACTCCTGCAACTGAGTCTTCTGATGCTTCAGAttctacttcttctccaaacacTCCTGTTACTGACTATGAGACATCAAACAATTCCAACCGTGAAGATCATTAA